A stretch of Acidovorax sp. RAC01 DNA encodes these proteins:
- a CDS encoding branched-chain amino acid ABC transporter substrate-binding protein — protein MKFAIKAVAASVILASAGGAFAQKGETVKIAWLDPLSGLMAAVGTNQLKSFQFIAEEFNKKNAAGVKFEIIGIDNKLSPQETTSALRSAMDQGARYIVQGNGSGPALAIMDALEKHNARNPGKEVVFLNYAAVDPDLTNSKCSYWHFRLDADTSMKMEALTTYMKDLPEVKKVYLINQNYSHGHQVSKFAKEMMQRKRPDVQFVGDDLHPLAQVRDFSPYIAKIKQSGADSVITGNWGSDLALLIKAANDAGLNNVNFYTYYGSVTGSPTAMGAAAAGRVYQVAYAHMNLPGPLNQIVVDYKKKFNDDMYTGAVYHAFTLLSEAFAKAKTTDPVKVAATMSGMKFKSFNGEVEMRKTDHQLQQGLFIAKWEKAGGKFPIDSESTGYTFVPVKYYEPFVASTPTSCQMKRP, from the coding sequence ATGAAATTCGCTATTAAGGCTGTAGCAGCCTCGGTAATCCTGGCAAGCGCTGGCGGCGCATTCGCTCAAAAAGGCGAGACCGTCAAAATCGCCTGGCTCGACCCCCTTTCCGGCCTGATGGCTGCAGTGGGCACGAACCAGCTCAAGAGCTTCCAGTTCATCGCCGAAGAGTTCAACAAGAAGAACGCTGCAGGCGTCAAATTCGAAATCATCGGTATCGACAACAAGCTGAGCCCGCAGGAAACCACCAGCGCATTGCGCTCGGCCATGGACCAGGGCGCCCGCTACATCGTGCAGGGCAACGGCTCTGGCCCTGCGCTGGCCATCATGGACGCGCTGGAAAAGCACAACGCCCGCAACCCCGGCAAGGAAGTCGTGTTCCTGAACTACGCCGCGGTAGACCCTGACCTGACCAACAGCAAGTGCAGCTACTGGCACTTCCGCCTGGACGCCGACACCTCCATGAAGATGGAAGCGTTGACGACCTACATGAAGGACCTGCCCGAAGTCAAAAAGGTCTATCTGATCAACCAGAACTACTCGCACGGCCACCAGGTTTCGAAGTTCGCCAAGGAAATGATGCAGCGCAAGCGCCCTGACGTGCAGTTCGTCGGCGATGACCTGCACCCCCTGGCACAGGTGCGCGACTTCTCGCCCTACATCGCCAAGATCAAGCAGTCGGGTGCCGACAGCGTGATCACCGGCAACTGGGGTTCCGATCTGGCGCTGCTGATCAAGGCCGCCAACGATGCCGGCCTGAACAACGTCAACTTCTACACGTACTACGGTTCCGTCACGGGCAGCCCTACCGCCATGGGCGCGGCCGCTGCCGGCCGCGTGTACCAGGTGGCCTACGCGCACATGAACCTGCCTGGCCCGCTGAACCAGATCGTGGTGGACTACAAGAAGAAGTTCAACGACGACATGTACACCGGTGCCGTGTACCACGCGTTCACGCTGCTGAGCGAAGCATTCGCCAAGGCCAAGACGACTGACCCGGTGAAGGTGGCGGCCACCATGTCCGGCATGAAGTTCAAGAGCTTCAACGGCGAAGTCGAGATGCGCAAGACCGACCACCAGCTGCAGCAGGGCCTGTTCATCGCCAAGTGGGAAAAGGCAGGCGGCAAGTTCCCGATCGATTCGGAGAGCACCGGCTACACGTTCGTTCCCGTGAAGTACTACGAGCCCTTTGTGGCCAGCACGCCCACGTCGTGCCAGATGAAGCGTCCCTGA
- a CDS encoding branched-chain amino acid ABC transporter permease, which produces MNLEFFVISLLNGVSYGLLLFMLSSGLTLIFSMMGVLNFAHTSFYMLGAYFAFTISGVVGFWPALVLAPLAVFVLGAAFERYCLRRVHKFGHVPELLVTFGLSYLILEVVQLVWGRSTVPYGLPEQLQGPLFTLYGTQFPKSRSFVMLVALLMLVSVWLLLTRTRIGLVIQAALKYPEMVEALGHNVPRVFMMVFGGGAALAGLAGVIGGNTYVTEPAMAASVGSIIFVVVVVGGMGSLAGAFLASLLIGLVQTFAVALDYSLIHVFKAVGVAVTDQTFGYPLLKLTISQVAPILPYLFLVLILIFRPKGLLGTRED; this is translated from the coding sequence ATGAATCTTGAGTTTTTCGTGATCTCCTTGCTGAACGGCGTGAGCTACGGGCTCCTGCTGTTCATGCTGAGTTCGGGCCTCACGCTGATCTTCAGCATGATGGGCGTGCTCAACTTTGCCCACACCAGCTTCTACATGCTGGGTGCCTATTTCGCCTTCACCATCTCGGGTGTGGTCGGCTTCTGGCCCGCGCTGGTGCTGGCCCCGCTGGCCGTGTTCGTGCTGGGTGCAGCCTTCGAGCGCTACTGCCTGCGCCGGGTCCACAAGTTCGGCCACGTGCCCGAGCTGCTGGTCACCTTCGGCCTGTCTTACCTCATCCTGGAGGTGGTGCAGCTGGTCTGGGGCCGCTCCACCGTGCCCTATGGCCTGCCCGAGCAGCTGCAGGGCCCGCTGTTCACCCTGTACGGCACCCAGTTCCCCAAGTCGCGCTCGTTCGTGATGCTGGTGGCGCTGCTGATGCTGGTGTCGGTCTGGCTCCTGCTCACGCGCACCCGCATCGGCCTGGTGATCCAGGCGGCGCTCAAGTACCCCGAGATGGTCGAGGCGCTGGGCCACAACGTACCCCGCGTGTTCATGATGGTGTTTGGCGGCGGCGCTGCGCTGGCCGGCCTGGCCGGTGTGATCGGCGGCAACACCTACGTCACCGAGCCCGCCATGGCGGCGTCGGTGGGCTCCATCATCTTCGTGGTGGTGGTGGTGGGAGGCATGGGTTCGCTGGCGGGTGCCTTTCTGGCATCGCTGCTCATCGGGCTGGTGCAGACCTTTGCCGTGGCGCTGGACTACTCGCTGATCCACGTCTTCAAGGCCGTGGGCGTGGCAGTCACAGACCAGACGTTTGGCTACCCGCTGCTCAAGCTCACGATCTCGCAGGTTGCCCCGATCCTGCCGTACCTGTTCCTCGTGCTGATCTTGATCTTCCGCCCCAAGGGCCTGCTGGGCACCCGGGAGGACTGA